The Chloroflexota bacterium region CACCCGCGGGGGAGTTGCTCCGCCGCTACTGGCAGCCGGCCGCTTTGAGCGAAGAGCTGCCCCGTGGCAGCGCGCCGCTCCCGATCCGTCTGCTGGGCGAGGATCTCGTGCTCTTCCGCGATGAGGAAGAAACGCCGGGGCTTCTCGGTCTCCATTGTGCGCACCGTGGTGCGGACCTGAGCTACGGCCGGCTCGAGGACGGTGGCCTGCGCTGCATCTACCACGGTTGGCTCTACGATCGCACCGGCCGGTGCCTGGAGCAGCCGGGAGAGCCCGCGGGTAGCAGATTCCACGAGCGAGTCCGCCAGACCGCCTACCCGTGTATCGAGCGATCAGGAGTGATCTTTGCGTACCTGGGTCCGGGCAAGCCCCCGCTCTTTCCGGCCTACGAGTTT contains the following coding sequences:
- a CDS encoding Rieske 2Fe-2S domain-containing protein; its protein translation is MLTKKENERLTRVGPGTPAGELLRRYWQPAALSEELPRGSAPLPIRLLGEDLVLFRDEEETPGLLGLHCAHRGADLSYGRLEDGGLRCIYHGWLYDRTGRCLEQPGEPAGSRFHERVRQTAYPCIERSGVIFAYLGPGKPPLFPAYEF